Below is a window of Christensenella minuta DNA.
AATATAAATAAGAAAACAATAAAAAGGTGGACGTCTGTATGACATCGATTGATAATGATATTTTTGTAAAGGTTAGATTCCTCTACCCCTCCCTGTCCAAATCGGAAAAAGCCGTTGCGGACATCCTGCTGGACGAAGGGGAGAACGTCACGAATTATACGATTGCGGAATATGCCGAAAAGGCGGGATGCAGCGACGCTTCCATCCTGCGCTTCTGCCGGCGGCTTGGTGTGGAGGGCTTTGCGGACCTCAAGCAGCAGCTTGCTGACGTTACCTCATACACTTATGACCACGGCGCATACCGGATTTCAAAGGAGGACGGCCTGCGGACGATTTTCCAGAAAATTATCTGGTATTACGAGCGGACCCTCAAAGATACGCTTACATTATATAACGATGATTACGATAACGCGCTGGAGGCGATGCGCAAGGCCAAGGCGATCCATTTCTTCGGCGTGGGGGACGCGCACCTTGTGTGCCAGGCGGCCCAGATGAAATTTGCCCGGATCGGCATCAACTGCACTGCCTACAGCGATACGGCCCTGATGCTGGCGACGGCCAGCCTGCTCGGGGAAGACGACGTGGTAGTCGGTATTTCCTTCTCCGGCGACACGCGCGTCGTTGTGGACGCCACAAGGATCGCCCGGGAAAACGGCGCGAAAACAATTTGTATCGTACATTTTGAAAAATCAAAGCTGGCGAAATATGCGGATATCAGGCTCTTCACGGCCACGACCGACATGACGGCCGGGCACGATGAAATTGCGAGGAGGGCCGCGGAGCACGCGATCATAGAAACCCTCTATATGGGCATGATTACAAAGGATGCGGAGAAATATAAGCCCCGGATCAAAAAGACGATCTCCGCGATTATTGCAAACAAATAAAACCTGAACGAAACTGAATCCCAAACATCATTTTAAAACGGCAAAGCCTTGGCGGAAAACAGGGTGTCTTTCCTATTGCCTGATATACCCCCGATTGCGTACGAATCGGGTCTATATAAAAAATCTGAAAAGGAAAAAAATGGAGGTAAACATGAAAAAGAAGTTTGTTTGTATGTTGGCGGTTTTCGTGGTTGGCATTTTAATGTTCACGGCATGCGCACAGCCTGCGGCACCTGTGGAGAGCGGAAGCGCTTCGCCGGAGGCTTCAGCGGAGGAAACCCCGGCGGAAACGGGAGACGGGGGCGGCGCCCCGCAGTATAAAATGGCCTTTTCCGGGTCGGAGCTTGCCAACCCGTGGGTCGCAATGGTAAAAGACGGCTTTGAAGCGGCGTGCAAAGACAACGGGATCGAATTCGTATCCCTCAATGCGGGCAGCGACGTAGACCAGCAGGTCGCGGATGTGGAAAACGTGATTGAAAGCGGATATAACGCGCTGGTGTTCAACCCGATCGACGGAACGGCGCTTGATACGGTGCTGAACAAAGCGACGGACGAAGGGATCGCCAGCGTAACGATCGCCCAAACGGCGGACGCGGCGACGGCGGGCATCGTGCTGGACGACGCCGCATACGGCGCGGTCATCGGGCAGAACGCAGTCGACTGGATCAATGAAAACCTTGGCGGCAAGGGCAAGGTTGCGGTTTTAGCGGAAGACAACATCCAGTCCTCCATCGCCCGCGGCGACGCGATCGTGGCGGCAATCGAAAAGGGCTGCCCGGATGTTGAAATCGTCGCGCGGCAGCACGCGAACACGCCCGAACTCGGACTCAGCGTTACAGAAAACCTGCTGCTCCAGCATCCCGACCTCAATGTGGTTGTGGCCTGCAACGATTCCGGCGGCGTAGGCGCGTTCCAAGCATTTGAAAATGCAGGCATCTCCGGCGACGACCGCGCAATCTTCTCGGGCGACAAGACCGACGAGGCGGTTGGATATATGAAGCAGGAGAACAGCATCTACCGCGGAACGGCGGACCTGCATCCCTACGAGAGCGGCTATAATGCGGTCCTGATGGCGCTCGAATACCTCAAGAGCGGGCTTCCGGCGGAGCAGGAGCAGGTGCCTCTCGAAATGGAGCCGATTACCCAAGCGCAGATTTTGGCGGAAGGGTAAAAAATCCGGCGTATAACCCCGTCCCGCACCTTTCAAGCGGGACGGGACGCCGGATTTGAACCGGCCGGAAGGGAGAAAAAGAATGGACTTACTAAAGATCGATCACCTGTCGAAATATTATTCCGGCGTAAAGGCGTTGGACGACATTTCGTTTTCCGTGCGGGAAGGGGAAATCCATGCGATCTGCGGGGAAAACGGAGCGGGAAAATCCACGCTGATTAAGGTACTGACCGGGGCGATCCATCCGACAAAGGGTGGATTTGAATTTGACGGAAAGGCCTACGATAAAATGACGCCGCACCAGGCAATGGAGGCGGGAATCCGCGCGATTTACCAGGAATTCACATTGATCCCCTATCTTTCCATCGCTGAGAACCTGTTTTACGGACATGAATTGATGAAGGGGATGGTCCGGGACAGCGAGGCCATGAACAGCCGCACGCGCGAGCTGTGCGAGGAGATCGGTGTGGATCTGAACCCCAGGGCCAAGGTGGAAACGCTCGGGATCGCGCAACAGCAGATCGTGGAAATCTTGAAGGCGGTGTCGCAAAGCGCAAAGCTGTTTATCATGGATGAACCGACCGCGCCGCTTACGCTCAAGGAAACAAAGATATTTTTCAGGATCATTGAAAAGCTGAAAGCGGAGGGTGCGACGATTATTTATATTTCGCACCGTCTGGAAGAAATTTTTGAACTGTGCGACAGCATTACGGTGTTTTGCGACGGAAGGTATGTCGTAACGAAAAAAACGGAAGAGCTGGACAAAAAACAGCTGATCGCGTATATGGTGGGCCGGGAGCTCGGGGAAAATTATCCGCGGGCGGCTCAGCGGCCCGGCGGGGAGGCCCTGAGGGTGGAGGACCTGGAGGGACCGAGGCTCCATGGCGTAAGCTTTTCCCTGCGGAAGGGCGAAATCCTTGGCTTTGGGGGTCTTATCGGCGCGGGACGCACCGAGCTTGCCCGGGCAATTTTCGGCGCTGATAAGATTACCGGGGGGAAAATTATATTAAATGGAAAAGAATATAAACCCAAGTCGCCTGCAGCCGCCCTCAGGGCCGGCATCGGCCTTATCCCGGAGGACAGGAAAAATCAGGGGCTGATTATGGAAATGTCGGTGAAACAGAATATTTCCATCGGCGTGCTTGACAAGGTAGCAAATAAAAAGCCGTATCTCAGCAAAAAGCGCGAGACGGATTATTCGGATCAATATATCCGTGAGCTGAAAATTAAAACGCCGGCCGATACGCAGCTGGTCAAAAACCTTTCGGGGGGCAACCAGCAAAAGGTTGTGCTTGCGAAAATGATGGCGGTGAACTGCGATATCCTGATCTTTGACGAGCCGACGCGGGGGATCGACGTAGGGGCGAAACAGGAAATCTATACCCTGATGCGCGCGCTGGCCGACAACGGCAAGGCGATCATCATGATTAGTTCGGAAATGCCGGAGTTGATCGGCATGTCGGACCGCATCGCCGTCATGAGCAACGGGTATCATGTGGCGGAATTGGAACGGGAAGAATTTTCGCAGGAAAAGATACTGGAGTATGCTTCCAGCAAACTGGTTTTGGAGGGGAACAACAATGATAAATGATAAAAGAAAGACGATGGTTAACTATTTGCTGGATTATGGCATCGTGATCGTCCTTGCCGCCCTGATGGTTGTGTTTTCCATCACGTCCGATAAATTCCTGAGCGCAAGCACCCTGTTCACGATCCTGCGGCAGGTGGCGGTAACAGGCATTATCTCGGTCGGTATGACGTTTGTCATGCTGACAGGGGGCATCGACCTTTCGGTCGGTTCGGTCGCGGGCGTGGTCAGCGTGCTCGGCGCGGTGCTGATGGTTTCGGGAGTCCCGATCTTTGGGGCGGTCGTCATCTGCTTAATGATCGCCGCAGGCTTCGGCTTCGTAAACGGCGTCTGTGTGAATGTATTCAATATCCCGCCGCTCATCGGTACGCTGGGCGTTATGACCTCCCTGCGCGGCGTGGCCTACCTCGTTTCCAACGGCGTTCCGGTTTATGGTTTTGACGAGGGATTCAAGCAGTTTGCACAGGGGTCGCTCGGCCCGATTCCCTATCCCGTGCTGCTTATGGTGGGCGTGTTCCTGGTGGGCGCGTTTATTCTCATGAAAACACGGACGGGACGCTATATCTACGGCGTGGGTGGAAACGAGGAAGCAAGCCGCCTTTCGGGCGTGGGTGTAACCAAAACAAAATACCTTGTTTATACGGTCAGCGGACTGCTCTCCGGGCTCGCAGGGCTCGTGCTCCTGGCGCGGACCAACAGCGGCCAGCCAAGCGCGGGCGACGGCTATGAGATGGATGCGATCACGGCGGTAGTCCTGGGCGGCGTCAGCATTGCGGGCGGCAAGGGCAATATCTGGCTGGTCGTCGTGGGCGTTGTCATCATGGGAACGCTTTCAACAGGTATGGTTATGAACAACATCAACGATTACGTACAGCAGGTCATCAAGGGAATCGTGCTTGTCGCAGCCGTTGCGTTCGCACAGTTTTCACAGAAGGTGAAGGCAAACAACATCGTGGTATAAACGGAAATACAGCAAAGGACAGGATAAATCTATGTTAGAGCAACTGAAAGAAGAAGTACTGAAAGCGAATAAATTGTTAAGCTCCGAACACCTTGCAATCCTCACGTGGGGGAACGTTTCGGGATTTGATCCGGAAAAAGGGCTTGTGGTTATCAAGGGCAGCGGCGTGGAATACAACATTATGGAATCCCAACACCTGACGGTGCTCGATCTCGGCGGCAATGTGGTAGAAGGAGAATGCAATCCCTCGACAGACCTTGACACGCACCTCGAGATTTACCGGAATTTCAAAAATGTGCGGGGAATCGTGCATACGCATTCCACCTACGCGACGGTATGGGCGCAAATGGGCCGGGCCATCCCCTGCTATGGAACGACGCACGCGGATTATTTCAAGGGAGATATCCCGTGCACCCGCAAAATAACAAAGGAAGAGATCGGCCGGGACTACGAAAAGAATACGGGAAAAGTAATCGTGGAAACCTTCTGCGGGCTTGACCCGGACGTCATGCGCGCGGTGCTGGTGCGCTGCCATGGTCCGTTTGTGTGGGGCAATTCCGCGCTGGATGCTCTGCATAACGCGGTTGTGCTGGAAAATGTGGCAAAAATGGCATTTTTGACCGATGGGCGGGTCCCGGGGCAGGAACCGCTCGTGGACGACGAACTGCTGAAAAAACACTATAACCGTAAATTTGGCGCGGACGCCTATTACGGGCAATCAGGAGAGACGAAATGACGGCAACAATAAAGGAATCCGTGCGCGGCACGCTCCGGCAGGAAAGTGAATCCGTCGGGAACATTTTTGAAAAGCTGGATATGGGTGCGGTGGAACAACTGGTAGAAATGCTGTGCTCACTGGAAGGGCGCGTTGTAACAGCGGGCTGCGGAACGTCGGGCGCGGCGGCAAAAAAAATCGCGCATACGCTGAACTGCGTCGATTGTCCGGCCGTTTTTATAAGTCCCGCCGACGCGGTGCACGGCGGGATGGGAACCGTGTGCGCGGGCGATGTGGCGATCCTGCTTTCCAAGGGCGGGGAAACGCCGGAGATCACCCAGTTGGTTCCCGGGCTCAAGAAGCGGGGCGCGAAGATCGTCGCGGTTACGGAAAATGAAAACTCTGAACTCGCGAGGGAAAGCGACCTCCTGCTGAAAATCCATGTGGCAAGCGAGCCCGACCGGTTTAATATGCTGGCCACGTCAAGCACGCTCACCGTAATCGCTGTAATGGATGCGATCGCAATCTGTGTGATGGACCGTAATGGGTTTACCAGAGAAACATTTGCGGTGATCCATCCGGGCGGCGCGGTCGGGCGGCGGCTGCTGGACAGATAAACGGGCCGCGCCAAGGCGCGGGTTCGATCAAAGGAAAAAGGAGTAATAACGAAAATGACGAAAAAGAAACGGAAGCTAAGATACGGCATGGTGGGCGGGGGCGCGCCCACGAGTGTCGGCGTAATCCATAGAAACGCCCTTTGCCTCAACGGGGATGCGGAGCTTGTGTGCGGAGCGTTTTCACACAGCTTTGCAACCTCCCAAAAAGAAGGCGCGGAATTCGGCGTCGCGGCGGACCGCATTTATCATTCCCATGAGGATATGGCGGAACAGGAAGCGAAAAGGGCGGACGGCATCGATTTCGCGGTGATTTGCACGCCGAACGCGTATCATTATCCGGCGGCAAAGGCATTCATGGAAAAGGGCATCAATGTCGCGTGCGACAAGCCCCTGTGCCTTACGCCGCAGGAAGCGGAAGACCTGAAAAAGACCGCACAGGAAAACAACGTTTTGTTTTGCCTGACCCACACCTTCACCGGGCATCTTGTGTCGCGCGAAGCGCGGGCGCTGTACCGCAAGGGCGTGATTGGCGAGCTGCGCACCGTGGTTGTGGAATATCCGCAGGATTGGCTGGTAGACGCACTCGAGAAGGAAACGGAGGAGACGAAAAC
It encodes the following:
- the araD gene encoding L-ribulose-5-phosphate 4-epimerase AraD gives rise to the protein MLEQLKEEVLKANKLLSSEHLAILTWGNVSGFDPEKGLVVIKGSGVEYNIMESQHLTVLDLGGNVVEGECNPSTDLDTHLEIYRNFKNVRGIVHTHSTYATVWAQMGRAIPCYGTTHADYFKGDIPCTRKITKEEIGRDYEKNTGKVIVETFCGLDPDVMRAVLVRCHGPFVWGNSALDALHNAVVLENVAKMAFLTDGRVPGQEPLVDDELLKKHYNRKFGADAYYGQSGETK
- a CDS encoding sugar ABC transporter ATP-binding protein, translating into MDLLKIDHLSKYYSGVKALDDISFSVREGEIHAICGENGAGKSTLIKVLTGAIHPTKGGFEFDGKAYDKMTPHQAMEAGIRAIYQEFTLIPYLSIAENLFYGHELMKGMVRDSEAMNSRTRELCEEIGVDLNPRAKVETLGIAQQQIVEILKAVSQSAKLFIMDEPTAPLTLKETKIFFRIIEKLKAEGATIIYISHRLEEIFELCDSITVFCDGRYVVTKKTEELDKKQLIAYMVGRELGENYPRAAQRPGGEALRVEDLEGPRLHGVSFSLRKGEILGFGGLIGAGRTELARAIFGADKITGGKIILNGKEYKPKSPAAALRAGIGLIPEDRKNQGLIMEMSVKQNISIGVLDKVANKKPYLSKKRETDYSDQYIRELKIKTPADTQLVKNLSGGNQQKVVLAKMMAVNCDILIFDEPTRGIDVGAKQEIYTLMRALADNGKAIIMISSEMPELIGMSDRIAVMSNGYHVAELEREEFSQEKILEYASSKLVLEGNNNDK
- a CDS encoding KpsF/GutQ family sugar-phosphate isomerase, which gives rise to MTATIKESVRGTLRQESESVGNIFEKLDMGAVEQLVEMLCSLEGRVVTAGCGTSGAAAKKIAHTLNCVDCPAVFISPADAVHGGMGTVCAGDVAILLSKGGETPEITQLVPGLKKRGAKIVAVTENENSELARESDLLLKIHVASEPDRFNMLATSSTLTVIAVMDAIAICVMDRNGFTRETFAVIHPGGAVGRRLLDR
- a CDS encoding MurR/RpiR family transcriptional regulator; protein product: MTSIDNDIFVKVRFLYPSLSKSEKAVADILLDEGENVTNYTIAEYAEKAGCSDASILRFCRRLGVEGFADLKQQLADVTSYTYDHGAYRISKEDGLRTIFQKIIWYYERTLKDTLTLYNDDYDNALEAMRKAKAIHFFGVGDAHLVCQAAQMKFARIGINCTAYSDTALMLATASLLGEDDVVVGISFSGDTRVVVDATRIARENGAKTICIVHFEKSKLAKYADIRLFTATTDMTAGHDEIARRAAEHAIIETLYMGMITKDAEKYKPRIKKTISAIIANK
- a CDS encoding ABC transporter permease; translation: MINDKRKTMVNYLLDYGIVIVLAALMVVFSITSDKFLSASTLFTILRQVAVTGIISVGMTFVMLTGGIDLSVGSVAGVVSVLGAVLMVSGVPIFGAVVICLMIAAGFGFVNGVCVNVFNIPPLIGTLGVMTSLRGVAYLVSNGVPVYGFDEGFKQFAQGSLGPIPYPVLLMVGVFLVGAFILMKTRTGRYIYGVGGNEEASRLSGVGVTKTKYLVYTVSGLLSGLAGLVLLARTNSGQPSAGDGYEMDAITAVVLGGVSIAGGKGNIWLVVVGVVIMGTLSTGMVMNNINDYVQQVIKGIVLVAAVAFAQFSQKVKANNIVV
- a CDS encoding sugar ABC transporter substrate-binding protein — its product is MKKKFVCMLAVFVVGILMFTACAQPAAPVESGSASPEASAEETPAETGDGGGAPQYKMAFSGSELANPWVAMVKDGFEAACKDNGIEFVSLNAGSDVDQQVADVENVIESGYNALVFNPIDGTALDTVLNKATDEGIASVTIAQTADAATAGIVLDDAAYGAVIGQNAVDWINENLGGKGKVAVLAEDNIQSSIARGDAIVAAIEKGCPDVEIVARQHANTPELGLSVTENLLLQHPDLNVVVACNDSGGVGAFQAFENAGISGDDRAIFSGDKTDEAVGYMKQENSIYRGTADLHPYESGYNAVLMALEYLKSGLPAEQEQVPLEMEPITQAQILAEG